The nucleotide sequence CCGTAACCACGTGTCAACGTTAAGAAATTCGTACGGTATCCAATGAGTCCACGTGCTGGAATAAGGAATTCAAGACGCACTTGACCGGATCCATTGTTGATCATGTTAACCATTTCCGCTTTGCGCGTTCCAAGACTTTCCATAACCGCGCCCATGCTTTCTTCAGGTACATCGATCATGAGACGTTCAATCGGCTCGCTCTTGACGCCATCAACTTCCTTAATGATAACTTCAGGTTTGGAAACTTGAATTTCGAAACCTTCACGACGCATATTTTCAATAAGGATCGTTAAGTGTAGCTCACCACGTCCACTTACAATAAAAGCATCAGGCGTTTCTGTTTCCTCAACACGTAAGCTAACGTCTGTCTCAAGCTCCTTAAATAGACGTTCACGCAACTTACGGGAAGTTACCCATTTCCCTTCGCGTCCAACGAATGGACTGTTGTTGACGAGGAATGTCATCTGAAGCGTAGGCTCATCAATCGTTAGAACAGGTAATGCTTCAGGGTTTACTGGATCAGCGATTGTTTCCCCGATGTTAATATCTTTAATGCCTGCGATCGCAACGATATCACCTGCTGCCGCTTCTTCAATTTCAATCCGCTTCAAGCCTTGGAATCCAAATAGCTTTTCGATCCGTGCTTGATGCGCTTTACCTTCGCGATCTAATACGGCAACAACTTGACCTTGCGAGATCCGTCCACGATTGACACGGCCGATCGCAATACGACCCATGTAATCGTTGAAATCGAGCAACGTAACGAGGAATTGCAATGGCTGTTCCGTATCTTCCTTCGGATATGGAATATGCTCAAGAATCATCTCATAAAGAGGTTCCATCGTTGGTTCCAATGTGTCAGGTGTGCGACCTGCGATTCCGTTTAAACCAGATGCGTAAACAACTGGGAAATCCAATTGCTCATCATTCGCTTCGAGCTCAATGAACAGTTCAAGCACTTCGTCAACGACTTCAGCTGGACGAGCAGCCGGACGGTCAACTTTGTTTACAACAACGACTGGTGTCAGCCCATGTTGCAAAGCTTTGCGAAGTACGAATTTCGTTTGTGGCATACAGCCTTCAAAGGAGTCAACGACAAGCAATACACCATCAACCATCTTCATAATACGTTCCACTTCGCCACCGAAATCGGCGTGTCCTGGTGTATCTACAATGTTAATTAGATTGTTCTTGTACTGAATCGCCGTGTTCTTTGCAAGAATCGTAATTCCGCGTTCACGTTCCAAATCGTTCGAATCCATTGCACGCTCTTGAACTGCTTCATTATCGCGAAACGTTCCTGATTGACGAAGCAATTGATCCACCAAAGTTGTCTTCCCATGGTCTACGTGCGCAATAATTGCGATGTTACGAATGTTTTCTCTTGCTTGCATTGTTCCACTCCTCATATTTATCTCTGATTACCCTTATAGGGTTCTCTAAATCCACAAAACAAAACGTCGACACGAGGCCGACGTTAATTTGCATCACCGGTACGACCGACACTTACCTACTTAGATTAGGAAGCATCTTCATCCCAATATCATACACCATAAAACATGAAAAGAAAACAAATTTCTGTAATTGCAACACTTACCATAGTTTAGGTCTGCGCGTTACCATCCATATCCCTGAACCGATCAGTGCAATTGCAAGTAAATAGATACCCCAAGACCAAATTAGCGTGATCCCAAACAGAATGAGTGAGACAATTCCGAGACCTAACACAACCGTGCTAATATACTGCGAACGCACAAGCCCGAAAGTATTGTACTCATATAAGCCAACAGCAACCGCAAAAATAAATAAGGGCCACAAATACTTCATTAGTCCCCAACCAAACCAATTGCCAATGAGCAGTATGACGGATACCACTGTCAAAATACCCGCTGGAACGAGTACAATTGGAGGTGCAATTCTACCGAAGTATAACACATGCAATAAAATGCCAGGAATGAGAATAAATATTGGCCAGAATACCGCTCCTATGAATGCGAATACGCCAAGCTTACCCAACAGGATGATCAATCCTACAGCCAACACCGTAATTCCGACTGCGGCGGATTGTTTGTTCACGTCAGTTCCCCCACTTATTCATCTATTTCCTCTAGTGTATCGGAAGTTCAAAGAAAAAACCAGTTGGAACATGTAATATTTCCTAAAAACAAGTTAAAGCTTGACAATGTCATGAAGATGCGCGACGGCGAATAAGCAAAGCGATTGCGAGCAATAGAGCAATAGAGGCATAGGGGAATACGTCCCACGTTGTTTGCGACACACCTGACGTTATTTTTTTTATTCCAGGATCCATTACAATCATTTCAGATGCTGTATAAGCGAGTAGCGCTCCTCCTACATAAATCATTCCCGGCAGTCGATCCATCAAGCGCATAATAAATGAACTCCCCCAAATAATAATGGGTATGCTCATTACGATACCAATAATTAGAATGACAGTATCACCACCTGCTACCGCGGCTACGGCTAGTACATTATCGAGACTCATGACGAAATCAGCAACGACGATCGTCCATATTGCTCCAGCCAAGGTCACTGCCACCTGTACCTTCGTAGAGTGTTCTCGATTATCAACGAGCAGTTGCAGCGCAATTGCAAAGAGCAACAAAGCTCCTACAGTCTGAAGAAATGGAATATGTAATAATAACACAGCACCAATCGTCAATATGACCCGCAATAATATTGCTGCTAGTGCACCCCACCACACTGCACTTCTTCTTTGATTTGAAGGCAATCTGCGCCCGACTAACGCAATTACGATCGCATTATCACCACTGAGTACGATATTAATGATCATAATTTCAATGAACACCCACACCTGATCCATCAAATCCATACTTGCACCCCCCCATAATCAGGTTTATGTACAAGCCGATCAGGTTATGAGAGTACATTTAAAACCATTCGTCTTCAGATGGTGTCGTCCGTCCAGTTGATTGATCTGGATCAGCAAGCACTCTCTTCTCAGTGTCCTCGCTGTCCTCGTTGTGCTGCGCTGTTGCTTGTTGTTCTGAAACTGTCTTTTCCGTTAATATAAGTGTTTCGGTATGTTGAACAGCTTCCTCGATTAATCGCTCCAAATCCGCTCCAAGCATCCCCTCAGCCTTCTCCACTTGCTTCATGCTAGGATGAATCGCCGGCGATTTCGGAACAAATAGTGTGCAACAATCTTCAAAGGGCAATATCGAGGTTTGAAATGTTTCGATTCGTTCAGCGATTTCAATAATGTCTTGCTTGTCCATCATAACGAGTGGTCGAAGCAATGGAAGCACCGTCGACCGCCCTATGACATTCATGCTCGCAAGCGTCTGACTTGCTACCTGTCCCAAGCTATCTCCGGTCACAATCGCAAGTGCATTACTGCGATCAGCTAGTCTTTCCGTAATTTGAAGCATCGAACGTCGCATCAGCGTAATTATCAAGCTCTCATGCTTCGTTTGCGCCAATCGTGTTTGCAATTCTGTGAACGGAACAAGATGAAGCTTGATCCGACCACTATAATAGGACAATCGCTTCGCGAGTGTGATTACTTTCTCTTTCGCCTGCTCACTCGTATAGGGGTAGCTATGGAAATGGACAGCCTCAATTGCTAATCCTTTTTTAAGCGCCATCCAGCCTGCGACCGGACTGTCAATGCCACCAGACAACAACAGCATCGCTTTACCGTTCATTCCTAATGGAAACCCACCAGCGCCTTTCTCAACGACACAATAGATAAATGTGCCCTCGAATTGGATATCCAGCTTTAGTTCAGCTTCTGGTTGTCGCACATTGACACTGAGCTCCGCTGTATTACGAAGGATGTGCGCACCGACTAGATGATTCATCTCTAGCGATGTATGTGGAAATTGCTTCCACCCTCGGTTCACACTCACCTTAAATGTTTTTGGAGTTGGCTGCAGTCCACGAAATAAATGCAATGCGGACGCACGAATGGCTTCGAGCTCATGCACTACACGAACGACAGGACTGAACGATAATATTCCGAAAATATCCTTCAATCTCAAAGCGATCGGCTCATAGCTTTCACCATTCAATTGAATATAAACTCTGGCGTAAGCACGCTCATAGGTTAGCGCAGTAAAATCGCTCAAAGCTGCCTGGATTTGCGTCAGCAACATTTTCTCAAATCGATTGCGATTTTTACCCTTCATCGTAATTTCACCGAAGCGTACTAATATTAGATCGTATTTCATCGTCTACTCCTCTCAAGCGGCTTCAACTTCGTAACTGCCATCTGTAATCGCACCGCTATTTCTTCGATATCCTGTTCGTTAAGCTCATCACCAAAACTAATTCGAATACTACCTGTCGCACAATCTTCGCCCTTTCCCATAGCAAGCAACACCCGAGATGGCTTTAAGCTCTTTGAAGAGCATGCAGATTGTGTAGATACGAACACACCTAGCTCTTCAAGCGTGTGTACAAGCACCTCAGGGCGCATACCCGGATAAGAAAGATTGACAATATGTGGCGCTACTTGATCTTCAGTCGCTTCCATCCCGTATCCATTTATGATTAGTTCAGGAATATTCTCAATCTTATGAATGAGTTTACGACGAAGCTCATACATCTTTTCCCGTCGTAGGGCCATACTTTCCATTGTCAATCGCACAGCTTGCGAAGTGCCGACAATTCCCGGTACATTCGGCGTTCCCGAGCGTACGCCTGATTCTTGGCCACCACCATTTAATATCGAAGAAAGATGTATCCCTTCTTTTACGAGTAAAAAACCGACACCTTTCGGACCACCTAGCTTATGTGCTGATCCTGTATAGATGTGAACTCCTGCTTCTTTCCACACAAAGGGCACTTTTCCGATGGCCTGTACACCATCCACATGAAATCGCACATGCGGATGAGATGCAACGGCCTTGGCGATCTGTTCAATCGGCTGAATCGTTCCGACTTCATTGTTGACGTGCATTACACTTATGAGCACCGTATCTTTGCGAATTGCTCTTTCTATATGGTCAACATTAACTTTACCGAAGCTGTCAACGGGCACGAACGTTACTTCAATACCATGACCCTGTAGTTGACGAGCAGTTTCATACACAGATGCATGCTCTATCGCTGTCGTTACAATATGCTTCGTCGGTCTTGTTGTACTCAGTAAAGAGCCTTGTATCGCAAGATTATTGCTTTCTGTGCCTCCAGATGTAAATACAACTTCCGAAGGGGTTGCTCCGAACCTTTCTGCAATACTTACACGAGCACGTTCCATCAATTTCATCGCGTCCGTGCCTGCACGATGAAGCGACCCTGGATTTGCATAATGAAGCTTCATAAGCTCAGAAACAGTGTCGATGACCTTCAAATACATCGGTGTTGAAGCACTATGATCGCAATAATAAGTACGCATCTGATTTATAATCCCCCGGTTCACAATAAAGGGACCAACAACGGCAAAAAGCATCCGTCTTGATCCCCTAGCAGTACGATTGTTTGTCTAATTAGCCAGCAATGCGCCAGTTCTGAGTCGCACCAAGCACTTTAGAAATGTAGTTCTGTGTTTCTTGAGGCAATTGCTCATAAGCTGCTGCTAAATCTTGATCGTTAGTGATGCCCAGTCGATCAATTCTACCTGGCCCAGCATTATAAGCTGCAAGAGCTACACCAATATTGCCATCATATTTGCGCAACAGGTATGAAAGAAACCTCGTTCCGCCATCAATGTTCTGCTCAGGATCAAAGGAATTCGAAACCCCTAAACCACGAGCTGTACCATCCATTAATTGCATGAGCCCTTTCGCTCCAGCCGATGAAACAGCATTCGCATTGAAGGAAGATTCAGATTGAATAACACCTTTAATTAATGCAGGTTCAACACCGTATTTATTACCAGCAGCAAGGATCAGTTCATCATATGCTGAGAACGAGCCTGATGAATTCGCTAATTGTCCAGACCAAACTGATGATGTAGACATGTGGCCAATGGCTTCTAATGACAGCAATGAATTTAGAGAGGATGATCCTGAGGATGCATTCTGCTCATTCGAATTCATATATTGCTGCAATAACATATCGAACACAGTTGTACCAGTAGCATCCGACGAGTCAGTCGTCGAGCTTGCTAGCGGGTTTACTCCGGAGCTCCACTGTGCGAGAAGCATTTGCTTGACGATACGAGGATCTGTCGATACATTCACGTCGGTCGTCTCCAATCATTGTTGTCCGTATTAGTTACTCCAAAATACAGTTATAACTTATTGTACAACAACAATCGACGTCCGACTAGTCCCGACATTGTTCGCATTACCTACTCCTTAGGTCCTGGCATCATCAGACAGCTTAGATCGGAACGTTAAGCAGCAAGTGACGGAAGAAGTCGACGCGTTATCCTGGTGTCCTTCAAATTCCTGCGCAAACTCCTCAGTCCAATGCTTATTCGCGTGACCATCAATTTCAATCGTAATTTCCTTCGCTCCACACTGATTGCCTGCGTCCCAGAACGCACAATTACTCACACTGCATGCGACACCCTTTGGCAATAAAATCACCCCTCTGTTAGTGTGCTCCCCGTGGGTACGGTTATGCGAACAGAGGGGTGGTGTCTATTGGTAGTTAAGTTACTTGGATTGACCTTGCATACGACGATGCGTTAAGTAGTCACTTTCATAATAGGAGAGATCGTCACGAAGCTCCTCATATACACGCGAAATGCTAAGCACAACATCACGTGCAGCACGGACTGGCTTCGTACGGAATCGAATCGCATCTTGACCCGTATATGCATAGCGACCATCCTCGGAGTAGCATTCATTTCTCGGATAGAAAAATGAATTTACACCATTATGATACACTTCGTACAATGCACGCTCAGCTAATTCGATATCGAAATTCGGGCGTCTTAGCACTGCACCAAGCTTCTCATAAGCGACTTCAGAAAAAACGAGCAAATGACGCATATCTGATAACAGACCACTGTAAAAGCTGACTGCTTGTTCGTTATGATCTTGGACGAGCTGAGGTAAAGCATTCGCATTTAAAAATTGTTCAATTTCTTCAATTGCTGTCTTCAATTTACTGCGACTGGATTCAGCAAGTTCTTTAGTATTCATTGCCGACATGGGTTGCTCCCCTTTCTGTTTTAGCAAAATCGGTTTGATCAGGGATATCTAGCCAAACTTCTATCATCGTACCACAAACAAATCGGAAAAGGTACTCCAACCAACGAAAAAGCTTGTATATTTTCGCACATTCACTTTCATGCTAAGGGTGTAACTTCGACCTCAAAAGAATATGAAAAAAGGGGATCATCCACATGCGTCGACCGCTGCTATATGGAACTTTTTTTGTACTTGCCGCTGTATTATTCACAATTCCACTAATCGCGACTCCTAGAGTTCATACTCCGCTCAATCAGCAGGCTTCACCGAATCGCATCTCAACTGCTGGAGAAAAGCATTTCAAACAGTTGACGGTACAAAATGATATGAAAGCGACCGAAATGCTATCGCGTGCACAAATTGTACGTGACCTAAAATCATTCCTGAGTGTCAGTCCTGGTAAACGACCTACATTATCGAATTGGGTAAAGCAACATCCCGAAATTATGCGTGCTGAGTGGTCGCGTGGTGCTAAGAAGCAACAAACAGGCACACTTTCCTCTGAATTAGAAACAATGGCTAAAAAACCACTTTCCGAAGCTTATTCGCACATCCGTCGCAATAAAGCGTATGTTTCCCCCACATTTACATTCGATAAAGAAAGCTATTATGTCATCGCAGTGACCTCTTCATCAAAAGAAAGTCTGATCGCCTTGGTCAATGCAGACGTCATCCAGTCCGTAGAACGTCATCAACTCCGTAACCTGCGTCTCGTTCCATATCCATCTGAAGGTCGTTATCGTATCGAATCCGTCTTACCAAATTCAACTTCAGATACAACGGTTCGAACAGGAGAAGACAATGGCAACGCCAGCCATTATTCTGTCGACGAGGTCGTCGTGAAATTTCGCAAAACGTTAACGGATCGCGAATTGTTGGAGCTTCGTAAAACACTGGGGCTAACCGTCGTTCGTCATACACGTGAAATCTATATTTTCCGTTCTACAAAAATGAAAACTGAAGAGCTTATGACCTATTTCCGCAAACATTGGAACCCTGAATTTGTTGAACCTCACTACCTATACATGACGAATGAGCTACCATCGGGACAGCCTATCGTGCCAAATGACACGCTTTATTCTGAATATCAGTGGAATTTACCTGAGATAGCAACTGAATATGGATGGGATTTAAGTAAAGGCAGCAAAGATATTGTTGTCGCAGTCATCGATACGGGAGTTCAAGCTGATCATCCCGATCTTCAAGGGCGATTAGTTGAAGGGGTGAATATTGTTGATCCCTCTAGTCCACCCGACGATGATGTCGGTCATGGAACCCATGTAGCAGGTATTATCGCCGCAGAGGTAAACAACAACGAAGGTGTTGCGGGAATGACCTGGTATACGAAAATTATGCCCATCAAGTCGCTCGATAGCTCCGGAGCAGGTTCAACCTATTCGGTTGCTGAGGGAATCATATGGGCTGTTGATCACGGCGCTAATATTATCAATATGAGCTTAGGCAACTACGCGGAAGCGGATTTTCTTCATGATGCATTGAAATATGCGTATGATCACGGTGTGCTCCTCGTTGCCGCAAGCGGAAACGATAATACTGACCGCCCTGGCTACCCTGCCGCGTACCCTGAGGTGCTTGCTGTTGCCGCTACCGAGCCCGATGAATCGCGAGCAGAATATTCTAACTTTGGCGATTATATTGACATCGCTGCACCAGGCTCCTCGATTCCGAGCACATATATCGGTAGTCGCTACGCCGCATTATCCGGAACCTCGATGGCATGTCCGCATGTTGCTGCTTTAGGATCATTAGTTCAAGCGATAAATCCAAAGCTGAGCAACGCTGAGATTATGGATATATTAAAGCATACAGCGAAAGATCTCGGAGCAGTTGGTAAAGATAACGAATTCGGTTTCGGCCAAATTGATGTGACTTCGGCACTACAGGCTGCAGGTGGTCAAAGCCAATCGTTACAGCTACTTCCGAACCAATTCCGCAAAGAATTAGAGCGATTAAAAGTGCAATAGCGTGGCTGAAGCTGTCTTAGGTGGTTTGCGTTTTATCGATTATGGGTTTTAGGGATGTATCTCCTCCGGTTGCTATTGAGATCGTGAAATTTGAATGGGTAACCCCTTAACAAGGTGATTTCACGATCTCAAAGGCAAACGCTGTCGCTCCTACAGGAGATACATTCCCTCTTTTATATATCGATTTGTACAATCAATATTCCATGGATTACTTCGATCGCTTAAACAAACCATCTACATATACATTATGACCGAAGTAGCCATCCCCTGTCGTACTTACTCGAAAGGTATCATTCGAAAAAAAAGTAAAGGTAAGAGTGAAGTCGAACCCTTCT is from Candidatus Cohnella colombiensis and encodes:
- the typA gene encoding translational GTPase TypA, whose product is MQARENIRNIAIIAHVDHGKTTLVDQLLRQSGTFRDNEAVQERAMDSNDLERERGITILAKNTAIQYKNNLINIVDTPGHADFGGEVERIMKMVDGVLLVVDSFEGCMPQTKFVLRKALQHGLTPVVVVNKVDRPAARPAEVVDEVLELFIELEANDEQLDFPVVYASGLNGIAGRTPDTLEPTMEPLYEMILEHIPYPKEDTEQPLQFLVTLLDFNDYMGRIAIGRVNRGRISQGQVVAVLDREGKAHQARIEKLFGFQGLKRIEIEEAAAGDIVAIAGIKDINIGETIADPVNPEALPVLTIDEPTLQMTFLVNNSPFVGREGKWVTSRKLRERLFKELETDVSLRVEETETPDAFIVSGRGELHLTILIENMRREGFEIQVSKPEVIIKEVDGVKSEPIERLMIDVPEESMGAVMESLGTRKAEMVNMINNGSGQVRLEFLIPARGLIGYRTNFLTLTRGYGVMNHAFDSYGPIVGGQVGGRHQGVLIASESGTSTAYGMLSVEDRGILFLESGTDVYEGMIVGEHTRDNDIVVNVCKEKAVNNIRTANKEETVKMKTPRLMSLEEALEYLNEDELCEITPKGIRLRKKVLNKSERERYEKQRRTVEAGV
- a CDS encoding TerC family protein, giving the protein MDLMDQVWVFIEIMIINIVLSGDNAIVIALVGRRLPSNQRRSAVWWGALAAILLRVILTIGAVLLLHIPFLQTVGALLLFAIALQLLVDNREHSTKVQVAVTLAGAIWTIVVADFVMSLDNVLAVAAVAGGDTVILIIGIVMSIPIIIWGSSFIMRLMDRLPGMIYVGGALLAYTASEMIVMDPGIKKITSGVSQTTWDVFPYASIALLLAIALLIRRRASS
- the thiI gene encoding tRNA 4-thiouridine(8) synthase ThiI; the protein is MKYDLILVRFGEITMKGKNRNRFEKMLLTQIQAALSDFTALTYERAYARVYIQLNGESYEPIALRLKDIFGILSFSPVVRVVHELEAIRASALHLFRGLQPTPKTFKVSVNRGWKQFPHTSLEMNHLVGAHILRNTAELSVNVRQPEAELKLDIQFEGTFIYCVVEKGAGGFPLGMNGKAMLLLSGGIDSPVAGWMALKKGLAIEAVHFHSYPYTSEQAKEKVITLAKRLSYYSGRIKLHLVPFTELQTRLAQTKHESLIITLMRRSMLQITERLADRSNALAIVTGDSLGQVASQTLASMNVIGRSTVLPLLRPLVMMDKQDIIEIAERIETFQTSILPFEDCCTLFVPKSPAIHPSMKQVEKAEGMLGADLERLIEEAVQHTETLILTEKTVSEQQATAQHNEDSEDTEKRVLADPDQSTGRTTPSEDEWF
- a CDS encoding cysteine desulfurase family protein; this encodes MRTYYCDHSASTPMYLKVIDTVSELMKLHYANPGSLHRAGTDAMKLMERARVSIAERFGATPSEVVFTSGGTESNNLAIQGSLLSTTRPTKHIVTTAIEHASVYETARQLQGHGIEVTFVPVDSFGKVNVDHIERAIRKDTVLISVMHVNNEVGTIQPIEQIAKAVASHPHVRFHVDGVQAIGKVPFVWKEAGVHIYTGSAHKLGGPKGVGFLLVKEGIHLSSILNGGGQESGVRSGTPNVPGIVGTSQAVRLTMESMALRREKMYELRRKLIHKIENIPELIINGYGMEATEDQVAPHIVNLSYPGMRPEVLVHTLEELGVFVSTQSACSSKSLKPSRVLLAMGKGEDCATGSIRISFGDELNEQDIEEIAVRLQMAVTKLKPLERSRR
- a CDS encoding lytic transglycosylase domain-containing protein — protein: MNVSTDPRIVKQMLLAQWSSGVNPLASSTTDSSDATGTTVFDMLLQQYMNSNEQNASSGSSSLNSLLSLEAIGHMSTSSVWSGQLANSSGSFSAYDELILAAGNKYGVEPALIKGVIQSESSFNANAVSSAGAKGLMQLMDGTARGLGVSNSFDPEQNIDGGTRFLSYLLRKYDGNIGVALAAYNAGPGRIDRLGITNDQDLAAAYEQLPQETQNYISKVLGATQNWRIAG
- a CDS encoding DUF1540 domain-containing protein; protein product: MPKGVACSVSNCAFWDAGNQCGAKEITIEIDGHANKHWTEEFAQEFEGHQDNASTSSVTCCLTFRSKLSDDART
- a CDS encoding DUF3907 family protein, whose product is MSAMNTKELAESSRSKLKTAIEEIEQFLNANALPQLVQDHNEQAVSFYSGLLSDMRHLLVFSEVAYEKLGAVLRRPNFDIELAERALYEVYHNGVNSFFYPRNECYSEDGRYAYTGQDAIRFRTKPVRAARDVVLSISRVYEELRDDLSYYESDYLTHRRMQGQSK
- a CDS encoding S8 family peptidase — encoded protein: MRRPLLYGTFFVLAAVLFTIPLIATPRVHTPLNQQASPNRISTAGEKHFKQLTVQNDMKATEMLSRAQIVRDLKSFLSVSPGKRPTLSNWVKQHPEIMRAEWSRGAKKQQTGTLSSELETMAKKPLSEAYSHIRRNKAYVSPTFTFDKESYYVIAVTSSSKESLIALVNADVIQSVERHQLRNLRLVPYPSEGRYRIESVLPNSTSDTTVRTGEDNGNASHYSVDEVVVKFRKTLTDRELLELRKTLGLTVVRHTREIYIFRSTKMKTEELMTYFRKHWNPEFVEPHYLYMTNELPSGQPIVPNDTLYSEYQWNLPEIATEYGWDLSKGSKDIVVAVIDTGVQADHPDLQGRLVEGVNIVDPSSPPDDDVGHGTHVAGIIAAEVNNNEGVAGMTWYTKIMPIKSLDSSGAGSTYSVAEGIIWAVDHGANIINMSLGNYAEADFLHDALKYAYDHGVLLVAASGNDNTDRPGYPAAYPEVLAVAATEPDESRAEYSNFGDYIDIAAPGSSIPSTYIGSRYAALSGTSMACPHVAALGSLVQAINPKLSNAEIMDILKHTAKDLGAVGKDNEFGFGQIDVTSALQAAGGQSQSLQLLPNQFRKELERLKVQ